Proteins encoded within one genomic window of Trichoderma asperellum chromosome 2, complete sequence:
- a CDS encoding uncharacterized protein (TransMembrane:1 (o6-31i)) produces MVHFISAVWCLLILAVWIPSLWIGYLEALIFDRCSRKEDAKLKWLDYAALHAVDAVLDSKNACGGEETMFTQGIYLIISSRFPFSLQPYVSRVMKHRRSVSVAHMNNSIFASSYRNIANKPTIILIGINPEWVKPVPAAKRTFVPLAKVTMEQHCPKTIDMIP; encoded by the coding sequence ATGGTCCATTTCATTTCTGCGGTGTGGTGTCTCCTGATACTCGCTGTATGGATACCTTCTCTATGGATCGGATATCTCGAAGCACTTATCTTTGACAGATGCAGTCGCAAAGAGGATGCCAAATTAAAATGGCTAGACTATGCCGCTCTACACGCCGTTGACGCCGTACTTGACTCGAAGAATGCATGCGGAGGTGAGGAAACGATGTTTACACAAGGAATATACTTGATCATATCAAGTAGATTCCCATTCTCACTTCAACCCTACGTCTCTAGAGTGATGAAACATCGTCGGTCTGTTAGCGTTGCGCATATGAACAACAGCATCTTCGCATCCTCTTACCGAAATATCGCAAACAAGCCCACCATCATCCTCATTGGAATCAATCCAGAATGGGTGAAACCCGTCCCGGCTGCAAAGAGGACTTTTGTTCCGCTAGCCAAAGTGACGATGGAACAGCATTGCCCCAAAACGATAGACATGATACCATGA